In Microbulbifer sp. GL-2, the following are encoded in one genomic region:
- a CDS encoding type IV pili methyl-accepting chemotaxis transducer N-terminal domain-containing protein, with protein sequence MKLTAVFFLLLLSLDISAFTMGDAINIAGRQRMLSQRITQAYILRGIQPSAERHEKVFSRSLQEFRRNHEKLNTFQGAAKIKGQLMKVQKEWEKFEQITLQPVSKESATRLFEQSNTLLSDTHAYVVKLQLLAQHNSAELINIAGRQRMLSQRIAKNYAAKLWEISQDNASSGLQQDLAEYTNRLNQLLDSPLNTPEITYNLRKARDHLNYASRGFEGEMKISEKRQIQVITGTTDLMLRNMDVVTEQYAKLLDSSALL encoded by the coding sequence ATGAAGTTAACAGCAGTATTTTTTTTGTTACTCTTAAGCTTGGATATTTCGGCCTTCACCATGGGAGATGCCATCAATATAGCTGGCCGGCAACGAATGCTGTCTCAACGTATCACTCAGGCTTATATCCTTCGGGGAATACAACCCAGTGCGGAACGTCACGAAAAAGTCTTTTCAAGGTCCCTCCAGGAGTTCAGGCGAAACCACGAAAAACTAAATACCTTTCAAGGCGCAGCAAAAATTAAAGGCCAATTAATGAAGGTGCAAAAGGAATGGGAAAAATTCGAACAGATCACCCTGCAACCTGTCAGCAAGGAAAGCGCCACCAGACTCTTTGAACAAAGCAATACGCTCTTGTCTGATACGCACGCTTATGTTGTAAAGCTCCAGCTACTTGCACAACACAACAGTGCAGAGTTAATCAATATAGCTGGTCGCCAACGTATGCTATCCCAACGCATAGCCAAGAACTATGCAGCTAAACTCTGGGAAATTTCCCAGGATAATGCCAGCAGCGGACTGCAACAGGATCTTGCTGAGTACACTAACCGCTTAAACCAACTTCTGGACAGTCCGCTTAACACACCAGAAATCACCTACAATCTCCGCAAAGCTCGGGACCACCTGAATTATGCAAGCCGCGGATTCGAGGGGGAGATGAAAATATCTGAGAAGCGTCAGATTCAGGTGATTACAGGGACTACTGATTTGATGCTGCGCAACATGGATGTTGTTACAGAACAATACGCCAAATTATTGGATTCAAGCGCCCTTTTATAA
- a CDS encoding M2 family metallopeptidase yields MKKVALALATAVALSACDSGQQTSKTVGVAQATAESPAAEQSQLTAKDAQAFLDNAQARLEKMGQEMSHAAWLASTYINMDSQYVEALASERYTTLAVELASEAAKFNNLELDADTRRQLTMLKQGLVFPAPKDPALTSELAQIGSKMQGMYGAGKYCRKESGAEKCYTLTEMGQVMAKNRDPELLKDLWVGWRKVSPPMKPLYERQVEIGNAGTKELGYDNLSVFWRSKYDMEPDAFAADMDAQWGKVKPLYEALHCHVRAKLNEHYGDEVVPSQGKIPAHLLGNMWAQEWGNVYELVKDEDMQAPYDLTQLVVDSGMSEQDMVKVGEKFFTSLGFEPLPETFWERSQFTQPRDRDVVCHASAWNMDGQDDIRIKMCINKTGEDLVTIHHELGHNFYQRIYKDQPFLYKEGANDGFHEAVGDTIALSITPKYLKEIGLMNEVPDESKDIGYLMQQALDKIAFLPFGLLVDKWRWQVFNGEVQPSDYNKAWWKLREEYQGIEAPVERSEANFDPGAKYHIPGNTPYARYFLARIQQFQFHRALCEAAGETGPLHRCSIYKNSAAGEKLRTMLAMGASKPWPDAMEALTGQRDLDASAIIDYFQPLMAYLEEQNQGRQCGW; encoded by the coding sequence ATGAAAAAAGTTGCTCTAGCCCTTGCGACTGCCGTGGCACTCTCTGCTTGCGATAGTGGTCAGCAGACGTCGAAAACTGTTGGTGTGGCGCAGGCCACTGCGGAAAGTCCGGCAGCGGAACAAAGCCAGTTAACAGCGAAAGACGCCCAGGCTTTTTTGGATAATGCCCAGGCCCGCCTGGAGAAAATGGGACAGGAGATGAGTCATGCTGCATGGCTGGCATCAACCTATATCAACATGGATTCCCAGTACGTTGAGGCTTTGGCATCAGAGCGTTACACCACCCTGGCTGTAGAGCTGGCCTCTGAAGCGGCCAAGTTCAACAACCTGGAGCTGGATGCGGATACCCGCCGCCAGCTGACCATGCTCAAACAGGGGCTGGTATTCCCGGCTCCCAAAGACCCGGCATTAACTTCAGAGTTGGCCCAGATCGGCTCGAAGATGCAAGGTATGTATGGCGCTGGCAAATACTGCCGCAAGGAGTCCGGTGCTGAGAAGTGCTATACCCTGACCGAGATGGGGCAGGTGATGGCTAAAAATCGCGACCCGGAACTGCTTAAGGATCTCTGGGTTGGATGGCGCAAAGTGTCTCCTCCCATGAAGCCGCTGTATGAGCGCCAGGTTGAGATTGGCAATGCCGGCACTAAAGAGCTGGGTTACGACAACCTGAGTGTTTTCTGGCGCTCCAAGTACGATATGGAGCCGGATGCCTTTGCTGCTGATATGGATGCCCAGTGGGGCAAAGTGAAGCCTTTGTACGAAGCATTACATTGCCATGTGCGCGCCAAGCTCAACGAACACTATGGTGATGAAGTGGTGCCTTCTCAGGGCAAAATCCCCGCTCACCTGCTCGGCAATATGTGGGCGCAGGAATGGGGTAATGTCTATGAGCTGGTCAAGGATGAGGACATGCAGGCGCCCTATGACCTGACCCAGCTGGTTGTTGACTCGGGAATGAGTGAGCAGGATATGGTAAAAGTCGGTGAGAAGTTCTTTACCTCTCTCGGTTTTGAGCCGCTGCCGGAGACCTTCTGGGAACGTTCTCAGTTTACCCAGCCCCGTGATCGCGATGTGGTCTGTCACGCCAGCGCCTGGAATATGGATGGCCAGGACGACATCCGTATCAAGATGTGTATCAATAAAACCGGTGAAGATCTGGTCACAATTCACCATGAGCTCGGCCATAACTTTTACCAGCGTATTTATAAGGATCAGCCTTTCCTCTATAAGGAAGGTGCCAACGACGGTTTTCATGAAGCCGTGGGCGATACCATCGCACTATCTATCACTCCGAAATACCTCAAAGAAATCGGCTTGATGAACGAAGTGCCGGATGAAAGTAAGGATATTGGCTACCTGATGCAGCAAGCGCTGGATAAGATTGCCTTCCTGCCATTCGGTTTGCTGGTAGACAAGTGGCGCTGGCAGGTATTCAACGGTGAAGTGCAACCGTCTGATTACAATAAGGCTTGGTGGAAGCTGCGCGAGGAATATCAAGGTATTGAGGCTCCAGTAGAGCGCTCCGAGGCAAACTTTGATCCGGGCGCCAAATACCACATCCCAGGCAATACTCCTTATGCTCGCTACTTCCTGGCGCGTATCCAGCAGTTCCAATTCCACCGTGCGCTCTGCGAAGCTGCTGGAGAAACTGGACCGTTGCACCGTTGCTCCATCTACAAAAATAGTGCGGCAGGAGAGAAGTTGCGCACCATGTTGGCTATGGGTGCAAGCAAGCCCTGGCCGGATGCGATGGAAGCCCTGACTGGCCAGCGAGACCTGGATGCTTCTGCGATTATCGATTATTTCCAACCTCTGATGGCCTACCTGGAAGAGCAAAACCAGGGTCGCCAGTGCGGCTGGTAA
- the ald gene encoding alanine dehydrogenase — protein sequence MLIGVPKEIKNHEYRIGLTPSSVRELVGHGHQVIVQKDGGTAIGFTDEMYEQAGAKIIDTPQEIFATADMIVKVKEPQPNECEMLRPGQVLYTYLHLAPDPKQTELLVKSGATCIAYETVTDRFGGLPLLAPMSEVAGRMSVQCGAHHLEKAQGGLGVLLGGVPGVAPAKVLIIGGGVVGTNAAKMALGMGADVTILDRSLPRLRQLDDIFGGAVRTEYSTNDAIEKHALEADLVVGAVLIPGAAAPKLLTRDIISRMKKGAVVADVAIDQGGCFETSKATTHQEPTYVVDGVVHYCVANMPGGVARTSTMALNNATLPYAVALANKGAKQALLDDANLLEGLNVHAGMVTYEAVADVLGYEFVDPKLALQKVAESEEAVA from the coding sequence ATGTTGATTGGCGTCCCTAAAGAGATCAAAAACCACGAGTATCGTATTGGCCTGACGCCGTCGAGTGTTCGCGAACTGGTCGGCCATGGCCACCAGGTCATCGTACAGAAGGATGGTGGTACAGCAATCGGCTTTACCGATGAAATGTACGAGCAGGCCGGGGCCAAGATTATTGATACTCCGCAAGAAATTTTTGCCACTGCCGATATGATCGTCAAGGTAAAAGAGCCGCAGCCGAATGAATGTGAAATGCTGCGTCCTGGACAGGTTCTATACACCTACCTGCACTTGGCTCCAGATCCCAAGCAGACTGAGCTGCTGGTGAAGTCTGGTGCTACCTGTATCGCTTACGAGACTGTTACCGACCGCTTTGGCGGCCTGCCGCTGCTGGCCCCGATGTCTGAAGTGGCTGGTCGTATGTCTGTGCAGTGTGGCGCGCACCACCTGGAAAAAGCCCAGGGTGGCCTCGGTGTATTGCTGGGTGGTGTACCCGGTGTAGCTCCTGCCAAGGTTCTGATTATTGGTGGTGGTGTTGTTGGTACCAATGCGGCCAAGATGGCGCTGGGTATGGGTGCCGATGTAACCATTCTGGATCGCTCCTTGCCGCGCCTGCGCCAGCTGGATGATATTTTCGGTGGCGCTGTACGTACCGAGTACTCCACTAATGATGCGATTGAAAAACACGCGCTGGAAGCGGATCTGGTCGTTGGTGCTGTACTGATTCCGGGTGCCGCGGCTCCGAAGCTGCTGACTCGCGATATTATCAGCCGCATGAAGAAAGGTGCTGTGGTAGCAGACGTTGCTATCGATCAGGGCGGGTGCTTCGAGACCTCCAAAGCCACCACTCACCAGGAGCCCACTTATGTAGTGGATGGTGTTGTGCACTACTGTGTGGCCAATATGCCCGGTGGTGTAGCCCGTACCTCTACTATGGCTCTGAATAATGCCACCCTGCCATATGCTGTGGCCTTGGCAAACAAAGGCGCCAAGCAAGCGTTACTGGATGATGCCAACCTGCTGGAAGGTCTGAATGTCCACGCTGGCATGGTGACTTACGAAGCAGTTGCCGATGTGCTGGGTTATGAGTTTGTAGATCCCAAGCTGGCCCTGCAAAAAGTTGCCGAGTCGGAAGAAGCGGTAGCCTGA
- a CDS encoding substrate-binding domain-containing protein has product MHLFLHRLFCSLLLLLGLVFSPITSADLPAFDSNTSGLLFTLRGSNTIGAQLAPNLIRDYLSAKNAQNIRVIPLGTANEFRVQAGTGSHTIFVDIAAHGSSTGFKGLKQSQTDIAMASRPIKETEFTALSNLGNMRSSRAEHVIAIDGLAIIVHPDNPIQKLTLQQIASIFSGKISNWSQLGGGKGRINVYARDNQSGTWDTFNSLVLGKNHTLIDSAKRFESNDQLSDLVAADPYGIGFVGLPSIRQSRAIAVSDEDTQPQAPEHLTVATEDYPLSRRLFLYTPVYSTKPLAEEFLRFVQSEPGQEQVKSTGFVAQTPIGVKPEGLREGPKEYLDLTEKAERLSINFRFSEGSATLDNKAQQDIQRLASYMQKSENRERRLLLIGFGDEKASPERSVILSKLRAVTVRSALRHHKINTAPVQGFGAYLPIASNNSTSKIKNRRVEVWLL; this is encoded by the coding sequence ATGCACCTGTTCTTACACCGACTTTTCTGTTCCTTGTTACTTTTGCTGGGACTGGTATTTTCTCCAATAACATCCGCCGACTTACCTGCTTTTGACTCCAACACTTCCGGCCTGCTGTTTACCCTACGTGGCTCAAATACCATCGGCGCGCAGTTAGCACCCAACTTGATTCGCGACTACCTTTCAGCAAAAAATGCCCAGAACATCCGTGTGATCCCCCTAGGCACCGCTAATGAATTCCGTGTACAAGCAGGCACCGGCAGCCACACTATCTTTGTCGATATTGCTGCACACGGCTCAAGCACAGGTTTCAAAGGGCTTAAACAGTCCCAAACGGACATTGCCATGGCTTCCAGACCAATCAAGGAAACAGAATTTACAGCACTTTCTAACCTGGGAAATATGCGTAGCAGCCGCGCAGAGCATGTCATTGCTATCGACGGCCTGGCAATCATTGTGCATCCCGACAACCCCATCCAAAAGTTGACGCTGCAGCAGATCGCCTCAATTTTCTCGGGAAAAATCTCCAACTGGTCCCAGCTCGGCGGAGGCAAAGGTCGAATCAATGTCTATGCCCGCGATAACCAATCTGGAACCTGGGATACCTTTAACAGCCTGGTGCTTGGAAAAAACCACACGTTGATCGACAGCGCAAAGCGCTTTGAATCCAATGACCAACTCTCTGATTTGGTTGCCGCAGATCCCTATGGCATTGGCTTTGTCGGGCTGCCATCAATACGACAATCCAGGGCAATCGCTGTCTCTGACGAAGACACCCAGCCCCAGGCACCTGAGCACTTAACCGTAGCAACGGAAGATTACCCGCTATCACGCCGCCTGTTTTTGTATACCCCGGTTTATTCGACAAAACCGCTTGCCGAAGAATTTCTGCGCTTTGTACAGAGTGAACCGGGCCAAGAGCAGGTAAAATCCACCGGGTTTGTTGCCCAGACTCCCATCGGGGTCAAACCCGAGGGCTTGCGTGAGGGCCCAAAAGAGTACCTGGACCTGACTGAAAAAGCGGAGCGCTTGAGTATTAATTTCCGCTTCTCTGAAGGTAGCGCCACTCTGGACAACAAAGCACAACAGGATATTCAAAGACTGGCGAGCTATATGCAAAAATCCGAGAATCGTGAGCGTCGCTTGTTGCTGATCGGCTTTGGTGACGAAAAAGCGAGCCCAGAACGTTCAGTGATTTTGTCCAAGCTGCGCGCCGTAACCGTTCGATCTGCCCTTCGCCATCACAAGATCAACACTGCACCAGTCCAAGGCTTCGGTGCCTACCTGCCGATTGCATCCAACAATTCCACTAGCAAGATTAAAAATCGTCGAGTTGAGGTTTGGTTACTGTGA
- a CDS encoding DUF962 domain-containing protein, whose translation MRSAQQWFAEYGESHQNPINKSIHWIAVPVIYATVAGLLWDIPQLQFMAALPWLNWAVVITVPVLLFYFALSFPIGLGMTALTVVCLWGGQWRNAWVFPCGRRHWDCSW comes from the coding sequence ATGCGCAGTGCTCAGCAGTGGTTTGCCGAATACGGTGAGAGTCACCAGAACCCCATTAATAAATCGATTCACTGGATCGCGGTACCGGTAATCTATGCAACTGTTGCCGGCCTTCTGTGGGATATCCCGCAGTTACAGTTTATGGCGGCACTCCCATGGCTGAATTGGGCTGTGGTAATCACAGTGCCGGTGCTGCTATTTTACTTTGCCCTTTCCTTCCCAATTGGCCTGGGTATGACCGCGCTGACGGTAGTCTGTTTATGGGGTGGTCAGTGGCGGAACGCCTGGGTGTTCCCGTGTGGCAGACGGCACTGGGACTGTTCGTGGTGA
- a CDS encoding Mpo1-like protein, which produces MGWSVAERLGVPVWQTALGLFVVMWVFQFVGHHIEGKKPSFFKDVQFLLIGPAWVIGFVYRKLGIQY; this is translated from the coding sequence ATGGGGTGGTCAGTGGCGGAACGCCTGGGTGTTCCCGTGTGGCAGACGGCACTGGGACTGTTCGTGGTGATGTGGGTTTTTCAGTTTGTCGGCCACCATATCGAGGGAAAAAAGCCCTCCTTTTTTAAAGATGTCCAATTTTTGCTGATTGGTCCAGCCTGGGTAATAGGCTTTGTTTATCGCAAGTTGGGTATTCAATACTAA
- a CDS encoding 16S rRNA (uracil(1498)-N(3))-methyltransferase produces the protein MEKLQEAGFHSVHLGARILRVETALPVLVSRLFPAH, from the coding sequence GTGGAAAAATTACAAGAGGCCGGCTTTCATTCCGTACACTTGGGAGCCCGTATTTTGCGAGTAGAGACTGCACTACCGGTACTGGTAAGCCGCCTTTTCCCAGCGCATTAG
- a CDS encoding Lrp/AsnC ligand binding domain-containing protein, translated as MRKRAGELNTVDRNILRVLQKNGRTSYAELARQVGLTATPCVERVKRLESEGVIQGYTALINPEFLDAALVVFVQIRLNRSAQDAFEEFRNAVAALPEVQECYLVSGNFDYLIKARVADMSAYRRFYGETLLTLPEVQECTSYVVMEEVKETLEVPVHYNR; from the coding sequence ATGCGTAAACGCGCGGGAGAGCTCAACACAGTGGATCGCAATATACTGCGGGTCCTGCAAAAAAATGGCCGCACCAGCTATGCGGAACTGGCTCGTCAAGTCGGATTAACTGCTACACCCTGTGTAGAACGGGTGAAACGGCTGGAAAGCGAGGGGGTTATCCAAGGCTATACGGCCCTGATCAATCCGGAGTTTCTGGATGCAGCGCTGGTAGTGTTTGTACAGATCCGCCTGAATCGCTCCGCCCAAGACGCCTTTGAAGAGTTTCGTAATGCCGTTGCAGCGCTGCCAGAGGTACAGGAGTGCTATCTGGTCTCCGGAAACTTTGATTACCTGATTAAGGCTCGGGTTGCGGATATGAGTGCCTATCGCAGGTTTTATGGCGAAACCTTACTGACTTTACCGGAGGTGCAGGAGTGCACCAGCTATGTGGTGATGGAGGAAGTAAAAGAGACCCTGGAGGTACCGGTTCACTACAACCGCTAA
- the putP gene encoding sodium/proline symporter PutP, whose product MPAQWLVALTFVAYLALILVIGIYAYMRTKNASDYFLGGRSLPPAVAALSAGASDMSGWLLLGLPGAAYAAGLSAGWIAIGLFSGIVLSWVSMGRRLRIYTYELDDSLTVPAYLDRRFKMGHPYLRTICAIFILLFFLFYVASGLIAGGKLFETVFGWDYHYAVVIGAVAVISYTLFGGFLAVSWTDVFQGLLMSVALIAVPWVVISGQGGLTASWAQLQAQQPQLTHWLIDGSGQALGLVAILSSLAWGLGYFGQPHILARFMAVRSSDDVPAAATVAAVWSLIGFLGAMAVGLFAHLQMQQGLPDGETVFMELVQVLFHPIVAGVLLAAILSAIMSTADSQLLVSSAALAEDIYHVWFGRKTSPEAMVKVGRWAVVGLSLIAVWIAMDPDSKVLDVVSYAWAGLGAAFGPTLLISLYWSRMTGSGAIAGVTVGGVTVVIWEQLSGGIFDVYELLPGFIFSAAAIVIVSVLTKCPEAVASQHKKLLG is encoded by the coding sequence ATGCCCGCACAGTGGCTCGTTGCCCTTACCTTTGTCGCTTACCTGGCTTTAATCCTGGTGATTGGCATTTACGCCTATATGCGCACCAAAAATGCCAGCGATTACTTCCTCGGTGGCCGCTCTCTACCCCCCGCCGTTGCGGCGCTGTCTGCCGGTGCTTCAGATATGAGCGGTTGGTTACTCTTGGGCTTGCCCGGCGCTGCTTATGCAGCGGGTTTATCTGCGGGTTGGATTGCCATAGGGCTTTTTTCCGGTATCGTTTTGAGCTGGGTCAGCATGGGGCGCCGCCTGCGTATCTATACCTATGAGCTCGATGATTCCCTGACAGTGCCCGCTTACCTGGATCGTCGCTTCAAAATGGGGCATCCCTATCTGCGCACTATTTGCGCCATTTTCATTTTGTTGTTTTTCCTCTTTTATGTGGCCTCAGGCTTGATTGCCGGTGGCAAGCTATTTGAGACAGTGTTTGGTTGGGACTACCACTATGCGGTGGTTATTGGCGCTGTTGCGGTAATTTCCTACACATTGTTTGGTGGCTTCCTGGCGGTATCCTGGACTGATGTGTTCCAGGGTTTACTGATGAGCGTTGCCTTGATTGCTGTGCCTTGGGTAGTTATCTCCGGTCAGGGAGGTTTAACCGCCAGCTGGGCTCAGCTTCAAGCACAGCAGCCGCAGTTAACGCATTGGCTGATTGATGGCAGTGGCCAGGCTTTGGGGCTGGTGGCCATTCTCAGTTCCCTGGCCTGGGGACTGGGCTACTTTGGCCAGCCTCATATTCTGGCGCGATTTATGGCTGTGCGTAGCTCGGACGATGTTCCTGCGGCGGCAACCGTAGCTGCTGTTTGGTCCCTGATTGGTTTCCTCGGTGCCATGGCGGTGGGCCTTTTTGCCCACTTGCAGATGCAGCAGGGGTTGCCCGATGGCGAAACGGTATTTATGGAGCTGGTGCAAGTGCTGTTCCATCCGATTGTTGCCGGTGTACTGCTGGCAGCGATTTTATCCGCCATTATGAGTACTGCAGATTCGCAATTGCTGGTGTCTTCTGCAGCGTTGGCAGAAGATATTTACCATGTCTGGTTTGGGCGCAAGACCAGTCCGGAAGCCATGGTTAAAGTGGGGCGTTGGGCCGTTGTGGGGCTTTCCCTGATTGCCGTATGGATTGCCATGGACCCGGATTCCAAGGTCCTGGATGTGGTGAGTTATGCCTGGGCCGGGCTGGGTGCCGCTTTTGGTCCGACACTGTTAATCAGTCTCTACTGGTCGAGGATGACCGGTAGCGGCGCTATTGCCGGGGTTACTGTCGGTGGAGTCACAGTGGTGATCTGGGAGCAGCTCTCCGGTGGCATCTTCGATGTTTACGAATTGCTGCCAGGCTTTATTTTCTCAGCAGCTGCTATCGTCATAGTTAGCGTACTGACGAAATGCCCGGAAGCCGTGGCCTCCCAGCATAAAAAGTTGCTGGGATAA
- the ttcA gene encoding tRNA 2-thiocytidine(32) synthetase TtcA has product MSEVENRRERLEFNKLQKRLRRHVGRAIADFNMIEEGDKIMVCLSGGKDSYAMLDILLNLQKTAPVNFELVAVNMDQKQPGFPEHILPEYLRSLGVPHHIVEKDTYSVVQEVIPEGKTTCSLCSRLRRGTLYGFAEEIGATKVALGHHKDDIVETLFLNMFYGGRLKAMPPKLRADDGRNIVIRPLAYCREEDIARYAAFKEFPIIPCNLCGSQENLQRQAIKQMLREWDNKFPGRSENIFAAITRVSPSQLADRDLYDFESLELDRSMPSTAERPDHLIQRQVNSWEPEDAREVAPQHIEALNL; this is encoded by the coding sequence ATGTCCGAAGTGGAAAACCGCCGCGAGCGGCTCGAATTCAACAAGCTGCAGAAGCGCCTTCGCCGCCATGTGGGCCGTGCTATCGCCGATTTCAATATGATTGAAGAGGGCGACAAAATTATGGTTTGCCTGTCCGGCGGTAAGGATTCCTATGCCATGCTGGATATCCTGCTAAACCTGCAAAAAACCGCACCGGTCAATTTTGAACTGGTAGCGGTGAATATGGACCAGAAACAGCCGGGTTTTCCCGAGCATATCCTACCGGAATATTTGCGCTCCCTGGGTGTGCCCCACCATATCGTGGAGAAAGACACCTACTCGGTGGTGCAGGAGGTAATACCTGAGGGTAAGACTACCTGTAGCCTCTGTTCACGCCTGCGCCGTGGCACCCTTTACGGCTTTGCCGAAGAGATTGGAGCCACCAAAGTGGCCTTGGGCCACCACAAGGACGATATCGTCGAGACCTTGTTCCTGAATATGTTTTACGGTGGCCGCCTCAAGGCGATGCCCCCTAAATTGCGTGCTGATGATGGGCGCAATATTGTGATTCGCCCGCTGGCTTATTGCCGGGAGGAAGATATCGCCCGCTACGCGGCTTTCAAGGAGTTTCCGATCATTCCCTGTAATCTCTGCGGTAGTCAGGAGAATCTGCAGAGGCAGGCGATCAAGCAGATGTTGCGAGAGTGGGACAATAAATTCCCCGGGCGCAGCGAAAATATCTTCGCTGCAATAACGCGCGTATCTCCGTCGCAATTAGCAGACAGGGATCTGTATGATTTTGAAAGCCTGGAGCTGGACCGCTCTATGCCGTCGACTGCCGAGCGTCCTGATCATTTAATTCAGCGCCAGGTGAATTCCTGGGAGCCGGAGGATGCGCGGGAGGTTGCCCCCCAGCATATCGAGGCGCTGAATCTGTAG
- a CDS encoding 6-carboxytetrahydropterin synthase: protein MHLFVDNLTNVDFSYLDFQRGLVGETWLANATLEGALDHQGMVCDFGIVKKTLRHWLDDQLDHRLLVPTLAPGLTLTNESGQISLTWQLASGEQISVSGPEQAFALVEAGTINGDSVARWSVKQLASSFPTSVEQLKLSFEDEKIKDAFYHYSHGLKKHQGNCQRIAHGHRSRIQIFTDGERDQQLEQQWAKRWEDIYLGTREDLRIEEKKTLSFAYRAQQGDFTLELPSRCCEVIDCDTTVEQLAQYIANTLANEAPGKTITVRAYEGLGKGAIASAQR from the coding sequence ATGCACCTGTTTGTCGATAATTTAACCAATGTTGATTTCAGCTACCTGGACTTCCAGCGCGGCCTGGTAGGAGAGACATGGCTGGCCAATGCCACCCTTGAGGGCGCTCTCGATCATCAGGGCATGGTTTGCGACTTTGGTATCGTAAAAAAGACTCTGCGCCACTGGCTTGATGACCAACTCGACCACCGCCTTCTGGTCCCCACCCTAGCCCCTGGACTAACTCTTACCAATGAGAGCGGGCAAATATCACTCACTTGGCAGCTGGCAAGTGGCGAGCAGATTTCTGTTTCCGGCCCGGAACAAGCTTTTGCACTGGTTGAGGCTGGCACTATAAATGGGGACTCAGTAGCACGTTGGAGCGTAAAACAACTGGCCAGCTCCTTTCCCACCAGCGTCGAGCAACTCAAGCTCTCCTTTGAAGATGAAAAAATAAAAGATGCCTTCTATCACTACAGCCATGGCCTAAAAAAACACCAGGGCAATTGTCAGCGAATCGCACACGGCCACCGATCCCGCATCCAGATTTTTACTGATGGTGAACGCGACCAGCAATTGGAGCAGCAATGGGCAAAGCGCTGGGAAGATATTTATCTGGGAACCCGCGAGGATTTGCGCATAGAAGAAAAGAAGACTTTGAGCTTCGCCTATCGGGCTCAACAAGGTGATTTCACCCTGGAACTTCCCTCGCGCTGTTGCGAGGTTATCGACTGCGATACCACCGTAGAGCAGCTGGCCCAATATATTGCCAACACCCTGGCCAATGAGGCGCCCGGAAAAACAATCACCGTGCGCGCCTACGAAGGTTTGGGTAAAGGGGCAATCGCCTCCGCCCAGCGATGA
- a CDS encoding O-acetyl-ADP-ribose deacetylase: MIKVHLGDITRLNVDVIVNAANAHLLGGGGVDGAIHRAAGPNLLEACRSIGGCPAGEVRATSAFSIPVKRIYHTVGPVWRGGRLGEPELLSSCYRQCLTLARRESMRSIAFPAISCGVYDYPPRLAVEIAVEQVQQHLEKDGEPQSIVFCCFDAEMAELYHAQLDAYVRR; this comes from the coding sequence GTGATCAAAGTTCATCTCGGTGATATCACGCGATTGAACGTCGATGTCATCGTCAATGCCGCCAATGCCCACTTACTCGGTGGTGGCGGTGTCGACGGAGCCATTCACCGTGCCGCGGGCCCCAATCTTCTGGAGGCCTGCCGCAGTATCGGGGGTTGTCCCGCCGGTGAGGTCCGTGCCACCAGTGCTTTCTCAATCCCTGTCAAACGTATCTACCACACAGTTGGGCCTGTCTGGCGCGGTGGCCGTTTGGGCGAGCCGGAACTGCTGTCGAGCTGCTACCGCCAGTGCCTGACGTTGGCGCGGCGGGAGAGTATGCGCTCCATTGCCTTCCCTGCCATCAGTTGTGGTGTCTATGATTATCCCCCTCGGTTGGCGGTGGAAATAGCTGTTGAACAGGTGCAGCAACACCTGGAAAAAGACGGCGAACCACAGAGCATCGTATTTTGTTGTTTTGATGCGGAGATGGCTGAGCTCTATCACGCTCAGTTAGATGCCTACGTGCGGCGTTAA